One genomic window of Parasteatoda tepidariorum isolate YZ-2023 chromosome 9, CAS_Ptep_4.0, whole genome shotgun sequence includes the following:
- the LOC107438080 gene encoding protein argonaute-4 isoform X1 — translation MPPKGRGRGRGAGRQEQEQHPPGQGPRQGPPRQGPPGFDARGGPPGFDPRQGQGPARQDAPRQEQQRPQMRGPDDQQRQAPGRPEQTRPPPDTRPPPREEPPPAREVRTERRVDPEQLGIDLEYKMQIQSSLPRKPKPSQRPPGRVIRLISNCFSIDLPQGSVYHYDVDIVSKRRAAEPKKVAQIPALQDDKKYRCMSTKRNREIIDLMLRVDPHFRNLHAAYDGRKNLYTKRPLNIPNPPLKCNVQMPPENPADERTDDFVVNIQPVRKKDSTSCAISLDSLQALFEGHISSIDQEAVMAVETILRHRPCQRFFPVGRSFFYPPAEQDIHPLGGGREIWFGYHQSLRLGQWKPMVNLDITATTFYQKGPVLNYIAEFLRTNIAGLENTTLRDADIRRISKELKNMRIEVNHLTYKRKYRILTLTRERADRLEFNITENGVNRRETVANYFRRQYNRQLRFPHLPCLQVNPAAKQIYLPIEVCDMVEGQHCKKKLEERQNAEMIKFTARPPKARFDEIRDLLKRADYSRDQYLQEFGMRVYNEPLRLEGRVLGPPSVRYNESKIVPNDGSWDMRGKQFFKGAEIDSWVFLSFGGPRFCTHEHLNKFAKLLVNIAGESGISIGRPQLVDIIDNRRVSVKAVLTEMKKKYNAQLAVIAVPGANKAIYGEIKQAAETVLGLTTQCVKDDNVVKKCNPPLVSNLCQKINAKMGGINNSLTPGETPEILRRPVLIIGADVTHPSPSKDIKPSIAAAVGSLDSHPSRYAVTVRAQTNVDEKKQAIEIILELKSMVKDLLSAFYKNTRGKKPEKIIFYRDGVSEGQFEHVMRHEVTAIREACQEIQAGYEPGITFVVVQKRHHTRFMPQDARDGVGRMKNIPPGTTVDNTVVHPLNFDFFLCSHFGLQGTSRPCHYTVLADDNNFSADDLHKLTYYLCHTYVRCTKSISSPAPVMYAHLAAFRTRQYLVSMLDESSGDSTDSASTFHPLPDAVINAIKVIDTLKNTMYFV, via the exons ATGCCTCCAAAAGGCAGAG GCCGTGGAAGAGGAGCAGGTAGACAAGAACAGGAACAACATCCTCCAGGTCAAGGTCCTAGACAGGGACCTCCCAGACAAGGGCCACCTGGTTTTGATGCCAGAGGAGGACCACCAGGATTTGATCCCAGACAAGGGCAAGGTCCTGCTAGACAGGATGCCCCAAGACAAGAACAACAAAGACCTCAAA tgCGAGGTCCTGATGATCAACAAAGACAAGCTCCTGGCAGACCAGAACAAACAAGACCACCACCtg ATACTCGACCGCCACCGCGGGAAGAACCACCACCTGCGAGGGAAGTAAGAACAGAAAGAAGAGTTGACCCAGAACAACTTGGTATTGATCTggaatataaaatgcaaatacaaTCTTCATTACCCCGAAAACCCAAACCTTCACAGCGTCCGCCTGGAAGAGTTATCAGATTGATATCCAATTGCTTCAGTATTGATTTACCCCAAGGCAGTGTATATCACTATGATGTAGATATAGTTAGCAAAAGGAGAGCTGCTGAACCAAAAAAAGTAGCGCAAATTCCGGCATTACAAGATGATAAAAAGTATCGCTGCATGAGCACAAAGCGTAACAGAGAAATAATTGATCTAATGCTTAGAGTTGATCCCCATTTTCGAAACTTGCATGCGGCATATGatggtagaaaaaatttatatactaagAGACCCTTGAATATTCCGAATCCTCCTCTGAAATGTAATGTTCAAATGCCTCCAGAAAATCCAGCTGATGAGAGAACTGATGATTTTGTGGTTAATATTCAGCCTGTGAGAAAGAAGGATAGCACCTCTTGTGCAATCAGCTTGGATTCACTACAAGCCTTGTTTGAAGGTCATATAAGTTCAATTGATCAAGAAGCCGTGATGGCTgttgaaactattttaagaCATCGACCTTGTCAGCGGTTTTTTCCAGTTGGTCGCTCATTTTTTTACCCACCTGCTGAGCAGGACATTCACCCTCTGGGTGGTGGAAGAGAAATTTGGTTTGGTTATCATCAAAGTTTGAGACTTGGTCAGTGGAAACCTATGGTTAACCTCGATATCACTGCCACAACCTTTTACCAGAAAGGTCCTGTTCTTAATTATATTGCAGAATTCTTGAGGACAAACATTGCTGGCTTAGAGAACACGACTCTCAGGGATGCTGATATTAGAAGAATTTCAAAAGAGTTGAAAAACATGAGAATTGAAGTAAACCATTTAACATATAAACGGAAATATCGCATTTTGACTTTAACTCGTGAAAGAGCTGATAGATTAGAGTTTAACATCACTGAAAATGGAGTTAATCGAAGAGAGACTGTAGCAAATTATTTCCGAAGGCAGTATAATAGGCAACTTCGTTTTCCTCACCTTCCCTGCTTACAAGTAAATCCTGCAGCAAAGCAAATATATTTGCCCATTGAGGTTTGTGATATGGTTGAAGGTCAACACTGTAAGAAAAAACTGGAAGAAAGGCAGAATGCAGAAATGATTAAATTCACTGCTAGACCTCCCAAAGCACGTTTTGATGAGATAAGAGATTTACTGAAGAGGGCAGACTACAGCCGTGATCAGTATCTACAAGAATTTGGAATGAGAGTATATAATGAACCGTTAAGACTTGAAGGCAGAGTTTTAGGTCCTCCAAGTGTTCGCTATAACGAGTCTAAAATAGTGCCTAATGATGGTTCATGGGATATGCGTGGCAAACAGTTCTTTAAAGGAGCTGAAATTGATTCCTGGGTTTTCTTAAGTTTTGGAGGTCCACGATTTTGTACTCATGAGCACTTGAATAAATTTGCCAAATTGTTAGTTAATATTGCTGGAGAATCCGGTATTTCAATCGGCAGACCTCAACTAGTTGATATTATCGACAATCGCAGAGTTTCAGTTAAAGCAGTGTTGACTGAGATGAAAAAGAAGTACAATGCTCAGTTAGCTGTTATTGCAGTTCCAGGTGCGAATAAGGCTATCTACGGTGAGATTAAACAAGCTGCAGAAACTGTGCTTGGATTGACTACTCAATGTGTTAAAGATGATAATGTCGTCAAGAAATGTAATCCTCCTTTAGTCAGTAACCTTTGCCAAAAGATCAATGCAAAGATGGGaggaataaataattcattaaccCCTGGGGAAACACCTGAAATATTGAGGCGACCTGTTCTTATAATAGGTGCAGATGTTACGCACCCTAGTCCTTCAAAGGATATAAAGCCCTCTATTGCTGCAGCTGTTGGTAGCCTCGACTCGCATCCCTCTCGTTACGCTGTCACTGTACGAGCTCAGACTAATGTGGATGAAAAGAAGCAGGCAATTGAGATCATATTGGAGTTGAAATCAATGGTTAAGGACCTTCTGTCTGCCTTCTATAAAAACACACGGGGTAAGAAGCCTGAAAAAATCATCTTCTACAGAGATGGTGTAAGTGAGGGACAGTTTGAGCATGTCATGAGACATGAAGTCACAGCCATCCGTGAAGCTTGTCAAGAAATCCAAGCTGGCTACGAACCTGGAATAACCTTTGTTGTTGTTCAGAAAAGACACCATACTCGTTTCATGCCCCAAGATGCAAGAGATGGTGTAGgcagaatgaaaaatataccgCCTGGTACGACAGTTGATAACACTGTTGTTCATccattgaattttgattttttcctgTGCAGTCATTTTGGATTACAAG gtaCTAGTCGACCTTGCCACTACACAGTGTTAGCTGACGACAACAACTTCTCGGCTGATGACCTACACAAATTAACGTATTATCTATGTCATACCTATGTGCGTTGTACCAAAAGCATATCAAGTCCAGCCCCAGTCATGTATGCTCATTTGGCTGCATTCAGAACTCGCCAATACCTTGTATCAATGCTGGATGAATCAAGTGGGGATAGTACTGATTCAGCTTCTACTTTTCATCCATTGCCGGATGCTGTGATTAATGCCATTAAGGTTATAGATACTCTAAAAAACACAATGTACTTCGTCTGA
- the LOC107438080 gene encoding protein argonaute-4 isoform X2, translating into MPPKGRGRGRGAGRQEQEQHPPGQGPRQGPPRQGPPGFDARGGPPGFDPRQGQGPARQDAPRQEQQRPQNTRPPPREEPPPAREVRTERRVDPEQLGIDLEYKMQIQSSLPRKPKPSQRPPGRVIRLISNCFSIDLPQGSVYHYDVDIVSKRRAAEPKKVAQIPALQDDKKYRCMSTKRNREIIDLMLRVDPHFRNLHAAYDGRKNLYTKRPLNIPNPPLKCNVQMPPENPADERTDDFVVNIQPVRKKDSTSCAISLDSLQALFEGHISSIDQEAVMAVETILRHRPCQRFFPVGRSFFYPPAEQDIHPLGGGREIWFGYHQSLRLGQWKPMVNLDITATTFYQKGPVLNYIAEFLRTNIAGLENTTLRDADIRRISKELKNMRIEVNHLTYKRKYRILTLTRERADRLEFNITENGVNRRETVANYFRRQYNRQLRFPHLPCLQVNPAAKQIYLPIEVCDMVEGQHCKKKLEERQNAEMIKFTARPPKARFDEIRDLLKRADYSRDQYLQEFGMRVYNEPLRLEGRVLGPPSVRYNESKIVPNDGSWDMRGKQFFKGAEIDSWVFLSFGGPRFCTHEHLNKFAKLLVNIAGESGISIGRPQLVDIIDNRRVSVKAVLTEMKKKYNAQLAVIAVPGANKAIYGEIKQAAETVLGLTTQCVKDDNVVKKCNPPLVSNLCQKINAKMGGINNSLTPGETPEILRRPVLIIGADVTHPSPSKDIKPSIAAAVGSLDSHPSRYAVTVRAQTNVDEKKQAIEIILELKSMVKDLLSAFYKNTRGKKPEKIIFYRDGVSEGQFEHVMRHEVTAIREACQEIQAGYEPGITFVVVQKRHHTRFMPQDARDGVGRMKNIPPGTTVDNTVVHPLNFDFFLCSHFGLQGTSRPCHYTVLADDNNFSADDLHKLTYYLCHTYVRCTKSISSPAPVMYAHLAAFRTRQYLVSMLDESSGDSTDSASTFHPLPDAVINAIKVIDTLKNTMYFV; encoded by the exons ATGCCTCCAAAAGGCAGAG GCCGTGGAAGAGGAGCAGGTAGACAAGAACAGGAACAACATCCTCCAGGTCAAGGTCCTAGACAGGGACCTCCCAGACAAGGGCCACCTGGTTTTGATGCCAGAGGAGGACCACCAGGATTTGATCCCAGACAAGGGCAAGGTCCTGCTAGACAGGATGCCCCAAGACAAGAACAACAAAGACCTCAAA ATACTCGACCGCCACCGCGGGAAGAACCACCACCTGCGAGGGAAGTAAGAACAGAAAGAAGAGTTGACCCAGAACAACTTGGTATTGATCTggaatataaaatgcaaatacaaTCTTCATTACCCCGAAAACCCAAACCTTCACAGCGTCCGCCTGGAAGAGTTATCAGATTGATATCCAATTGCTTCAGTATTGATTTACCCCAAGGCAGTGTATATCACTATGATGTAGATATAGTTAGCAAAAGGAGAGCTGCTGAACCAAAAAAAGTAGCGCAAATTCCGGCATTACAAGATGATAAAAAGTATCGCTGCATGAGCACAAAGCGTAACAGAGAAATAATTGATCTAATGCTTAGAGTTGATCCCCATTTTCGAAACTTGCATGCGGCATATGatggtagaaaaaatttatatactaagAGACCCTTGAATATTCCGAATCCTCCTCTGAAATGTAATGTTCAAATGCCTCCAGAAAATCCAGCTGATGAGAGAACTGATGATTTTGTGGTTAATATTCAGCCTGTGAGAAAGAAGGATAGCACCTCTTGTGCAATCAGCTTGGATTCACTACAAGCCTTGTTTGAAGGTCATATAAGTTCAATTGATCAAGAAGCCGTGATGGCTgttgaaactattttaagaCATCGACCTTGTCAGCGGTTTTTTCCAGTTGGTCGCTCATTTTTTTACCCACCTGCTGAGCAGGACATTCACCCTCTGGGTGGTGGAAGAGAAATTTGGTTTGGTTATCATCAAAGTTTGAGACTTGGTCAGTGGAAACCTATGGTTAACCTCGATATCACTGCCACAACCTTTTACCAGAAAGGTCCTGTTCTTAATTATATTGCAGAATTCTTGAGGACAAACATTGCTGGCTTAGAGAACACGACTCTCAGGGATGCTGATATTAGAAGAATTTCAAAAGAGTTGAAAAACATGAGAATTGAAGTAAACCATTTAACATATAAACGGAAATATCGCATTTTGACTTTAACTCGTGAAAGAGCTGATAGATTAGAGTTTAACATCACTGAAAATGGAGTTAATCGAAGAGAGACTGTAGCAAATTATTTCCGAAGGCAGTATAATAGGCAACTTCGTTTTCCTCACCTTCCCTGCTTACAAGTAAATCCTGCAGCAAAGCAAATATATTTGCCCATTGAGGTTTGTGATATGGTTGAAGGTCAACACTGTAAGAAAAAACTGGAAGAAAGGCAGAATGCAGAAATGATTAAATTCACTGCTAGACCTCCCAAAGCACGTTTTGATGAGATAAGAGATTTACTGAAGAGGGCAGACTACAGCCGTGATCAGTATCTACAAGAATTTGGAATGAGAGTATATAATGAACCGTTAAGACTTGAAGGCAGAGTTTTAGGTCCTCCAAGTGTTCGCTATAACGAGTCTAAAATAGTGCCTAATGATGGTTCATGGGATATGCGTGGCAAACAGTTCTTTAAAGGAGCTGAAATTGATTCCTGGGTTTTCTTAAGTTTTGGAGGTCCACGATTTTGTACTCATGAGCACTTGAATAAATTTGCCAAATTGTTAGTTAATATTGCTGGAGAATCCGGTATTTCAATCGGCAGACCTCAACTAGTTGATATTATCGACAATCGCAGAGTTTCAGTTAAAGCAGTGTTGACTGAGATGAAAAAGAAGTACAATGCTCAGTTAGCTGTTATTGCAGTTCCAGGTGCGAATAAGGCTATCTACGGTGAGATTAAACAAGCTGCAGAAACTGTGCTTGGATTGACTACTCAATGTGTTAAAGATGATAATGTCGTCAAGAAATGTAATCCTCCTTTAGTCAGTAACCTTTGCCAAAAGATCAATGCAAAGATGGGaggaataaataattcattaaccCCTGGGGAAACACCTGAAATATTGAGGCGACCTGTTCTTATAATAGGTGCAGATGTTACGCACCCTAGTCCTTCAAAGGATATAAAGCCCTCTATTGCTGCAGCTGTTGGTAGCCTCGACTCGCATCCCTCTCGTTACGCTGTCACTGTACGAGCTCAGACTAATGTGGATGAAAAGAAGCAGGCAATTGAGATCATATTGGAGTTGAAATCAATGGTTAAGGACCTTCTGTCTGCCTTCTATAAAAACACACGGGGTAAGAAGCCTGAAAAAATCATCTTCTACAGAGATGGTGTAAGTGAGGGACAGTTTGAGCATGTCATGAGACATGAAGTCACAGCCATCCGTGAAGCTTGTCAAGAAATCCAAGCTGGCTACGAACCTGGAATAACCTTTGTTGTTGTTCAGAAAAGACACCATACTCGTTTCATGCCCCAAGATGCAAGAGATGGTGTAGgcagaatgaaaaatataccgCCTGGTACGACAGTTGATAACACTGTTGTTCATccattgaattttgattttttcctgTGCAGTCATTTTGGATTACAAG gtaCTAGTCGACCTTGCCACTACACAGTGTTAGCTGACGACAACAACTTCTCGGCTGATGACCTACACAAATTAACGTATTATCTATGTCATACCTATGTGCGTTGTACCAAAAGCATATCAAGTCCAGCCCCAGTCATGTATGCTCATTTGGCTGCATTCAGAACTCGCCAATACCTTGTATCAATGCTGGATGAATCAAGTGGGGATAGTACTGATTCAGCTTCTACTTTTCATCCATTGCCGGATGCTGTGATTAATGCCATTAAGGTTATAGATACTCTAAAAAACACAATGTACTTCGTCTGA